A genome region from Hippopotamus amphibius kiboko isolate mHipAmp2 chromosome 1, mHipAmp2.hap2, whole genome shotgun sequence includes the following:
- the SPINK7 gene encoding serine protease inhibitor Kazal-type 7 → MADAAVVTVLRSLCITAISAMKITGGLLLLCTVTYLCTCSEAASLPLKKVDCSIYKKYPVVAIPCPITYMPVCGSDYITYGNKCHLCIENLKSNGKVQFLHEGRC, encoded by the exons ATGGCTGATGCAGCTGTTGTGACCGTCCTGCGCAGCCTCTGCATCACAGCCATCTCTGCCATGAAGATCACTGGGGGTCTCCTTCTGCTCTGCACAGTCACCTATCTCTGCACCTGCTCAG AAGCTGCTAGTCTGCCTTTAAAAAAG GTGGACTGCAGCATTTACAAGAAGTACCCAGTGGTGGCCATCCCCTGCCCCATCACATACATGCCTGTTTGTGGTTCTGACTACATCACttatggaaataaatgccacttgTGTATCGAGAACTT GAAGAGTAATGGAAAAGTTCAGTTTTTGCACGAAGGAAGATGCTAA